TCACGGATCAATCCGCGAAGTGTCGTCGGCCACCGGGCAGGTCAACGAGGTCGCGCTGCGCGTGGTCGCGGCGTCCAACTCGTCGATGTACAACTCCGACCAGCAGGCCTCGCGCACCAGCAGCGTCGCCGCCGCGATCAATCAACTGGGCGCCGCCGCCCAGGAAATCGCCCGCAACGCCGCGCAAGCCTCGAACCAGGCCAGTGATGCCCGCGGCCTCGCCGAAGACGGCCAGCAAGTGGTGGATCGCAGCATCAAGGCGATGAATCAACTGTCGAGCATGCTCAGCGCCTCCAGCAGCAACATCGAGTCGCTGAACAGCAAAACCGTGAACATCGGGCAGATCCTCGAAGTGATCACCAGCATCTCCCAGCAGACCAATCTGCTGGCGCTCAATGCCGCCATCGAAGCGGCGCGTGCGGGTGAGGCCGGACGCGGTTTTGCCGTGGTCGCCGACGAAGTGCGCAACCTGGCGCACCGCACTCAGGAATCGGCGCAGCAGGTGCAAACCATGATCGAGGAGCTGCAAGTCGGCGCCCGTGAATCGGTGAGCACCATGAGCGACAGCCAGCGCCACAGCCAGGACAGCGTGGAAATCGCCAACCTCGCCGGCGAACGCCTCAACAGCGTGACCCAGCGTATCGGCGAAATCGACGGGATGAACCAGTCGGTGGCAACAGCGACCGAGGAGCAGACGGCGGTAGTCGAGTCGATCAACGTCGACATCACCGAGATCAATACGCTGAACCAGGAAGGCGTCGAGAACCTGCAGGCGACGTTGCGCGCCTGTTCGGATCTGGAGCAGCAGGCTTCGCGCCTGAAGCAGCTGGTCGGTAGCTTCCGCATCTAAGATCAAAAGCCTCCCCCCTCACCCCAACCCTCTCCCCCCTGTATGTACCGGAGACATGGTGGACAGGTGTTCGGAGACATGGTGGACACTTTTTAATAGACACATTGCTCATCGCCAAGGAGATGACCTGTGTCTTGGGAAGAGGTGTCCACCGTGCAACTTCGCTCGGAATTCGTGTTTTTGGCTCGGCAAGAGGGGGCCAATATTCGGCTGCTTTGCCGTCGATTCAATATCAGTCCAAGCACTGCTTACAAATGGCTAAACAGGTTTGAAGCCTCAGGTGTTGAGGGATTGATCAACCAGTCTCGGCGACCGAAAACGTCACCCAAACGCTGTGTTGATGAGGTTGAGCAGCAGATTCTGACCGTGAGTCAGGAGTACGCGGCTTGGGGCGCTCGCAAGCTCAAGCGCGTGTTGGAAGACAACGGCGCAGTGATGCCTTCTGTCAGCACCGTGCATGCGGTTTTAAAGCGTCACTCGCGCGTTGATCCAAAGGCCGCTGAGATCAAGCCATTTATCCGGTTCGAGCATGAAGCTCCCAATGATCTTTGGCAGATGGACTTCAAGGGCCATATCAGCTTGGGCCAGGGCCGTTGCCATCCGTTGACGATACTGGACGATCATTCACGGTTTTCGCTGTGCATCGCTGCGTGCGCGAACGAGCAGCGCCAAACCGTTCAGGAGCATCTAATCCGGACCTTTCGGCGCTACGGCCTGCCTTTGCGCATGACGATGGACAACGGTTCGCCTTGGGGTGACCAGACAGGTGTTTATACCGCACTGGAGATCTGGCTGATGAGCCAAGGCATCAAGGTCGGCCACTCCCGACCTTATCATCCGCAGACCCAAGGAAAGCTGGAGCGCTTTCACCGCAGCCTTAAAAGCGAAGTTCTGCAAGGCCAGTTGTTCATCGATCTCGATGGCGCGCAACGAGCGTTTGATAGCTGGCGTGATATTTACAACCAGAAGCGCCCGCATCAGGCGCTGGACATGCAGGTTCCTGCGGCCCGCTACAGCAGTAGTCCACGGGAATATCAGGAGCAACCCGCGGCGCCGGAGTACAACGATGGCGATGTGATCAGGAAGGTTCAGGTGAAGGGCGAGATCTACTGGGGAAACCGTGAATACACAGTCGGAAAGGCTTTTCACGGGAGGTCAGTAGCTATCCGGGAAACGACGGAGGATGGCATCCACGATGTCTACTGGGGTAAACATCGTATAGCCAAAATCGACTTGAACTTGCAGATTGTCACAGCAGGTAAGAAGATCTAAAACCGTCCACCATGTCTCCGAACATGTGTCCACCATGTCTCCGGTACATACACCCCCAAGGGGCGAGGGGAAAGGGAGCCGATCTTCAAGCTTTTCAAGACCTGAGTTCGACTCCGACTTTCAGGTCGATGTATCAAGCCAAAACACCACGGTCAGTCCCCTCTCCCTCAGGGAGAGGGTTAGGGTGAGGGCCGTTTCAGCTCTACCGCGTATTCCCGACCGAACATCTATTCTGGATGGAGGTCAACCAAGGGAGTGGAACGCAGCGGAGGGTTGATCACTGTGCATATCGCCGACATCACCATGTTCTACGCCCCGGCCAGCGGCGGCGTACGCACCTATCTGGACGCCAAGCATCGCCGGTTGGGGGGCAAAACGGGCATTCGTCATAGCCTGCTGATTCCCGGCGCGCATTTCGGTGAAAACGACGGTATCTACACCGTGCCCGCACCCGCCCTACCCTTCGGCAAAGGCTATCGCTTCCCGCTGCGCCTCGCGCCATGGCGCAATGTCCTGCAGGGTTTGCAGCCGGATCTGATCGAAGTCGGCGACCCGTACCTCACCGCGTGGGCGGCGCTGGATGCACGGCGCCAGCTGGATGTACCGGTGATCGGCTTTTATCACTCGGACCTGCCGCTACTGGTCGGCAATCGCATGGGCCATTGGGTCACGCCGAACGTCGAGGCGTACGTCACCAAGCTCTATGGCAACTTCGATCGAGTGCTGGCGCCCAGCCAGGTGATGGCCGACAAGCTCACTGGTCTGGGAGTGCGCAATGTATTCGTGCAGCCATTGGGCGTGGATCTGCAAACCTTTCACCCTGACGCCCGCGACAACGGCCTGCGCGCCGAACTGGGAATTGCCGAAGACACGCGCCTGCTGATCTTTGCCGGGCGCGGTTCCAAAGAGAAGAACCTGCCGGTGCTGCTCAAATGCATGCAGCGCCTCGGCCCACGCTATCACCTGCTGCTGGTTGGCTCGTCGATGCCGGCCGTGGTCCCGGACAATGTCAGCGTGATCGACGGGTTCTGTCCCGCCGCCACCGTGGCCCGGTTGATGGCCAGCGCCGACGCCCTGATCCATGCCGGTGACCAGGAAACCTTCGGCCTGGTGATCCTCGAAGCCATGGCCTGCGGGATTCCGGTAGTCGCCGTGGCGGCCGGGGCGTTTGAAGAGATCGTCACCGAAGACTGCGGCTTGCTTTGTGCGCCGAACAACCCGCAAGCCATGGCCAATGCCGTGCGCGAGCTGTTCAGTCGCGGCTGTGTGAAACTCGGCCAACAGGCGCGGCAACACGTCGAACGGCGTTATTCCTGGGACAGTGTGGTCGACAGCCTGCTCGGCCATTACCACGCGGTGCTCGGTCACTCGCTGCCCAGGGTGGCCAATGGCTGATTCCTTGAATGACCGCGCAGTGCTGCTGGTGCTGCACGACGTGGCACCGTCGACGTGGGCGGATTATCGGCCATTTGTCGAGGCGGTCGACGCAATGGGCGGCGTGCCGATGACCTGGCTGGTCGTTCCGGATTTCCATGGCCACGACGCGCTTGAGGATCATCCCGCGTTTTGCCGAATGCTCGGCGAGCGGCTGGCCCGTGGCGATGAACTGGCCTTGCACGGCTATTACCATGACGACCGCGAGCCAGCGCCAGCCACACCCCGCGACTGGTTCATGCGCCGAATCTACACCCACGAAGGGGAGTTTTATCGCCTGTCCCGCGAAGCCGCCCTGGCGCGACTGCGCGACGGCATCGAACTGTTCCGGCGCAATGGCTGGCCGTTGCACGGCTTCGTCGCCCCGGCCTGGTTGATGAGCGAGGGCACGCGCCAGGCCCTTCGCGAAACACCATTGAGCTACACCAGCGACCCGCAACATCTTTATCAATTACCGGATTTCACCGCCATCAACGCCCCGGGTCTGGTGTGGAGTGCGCGCAGCGCCTGGCGCCGGGGCCTGTCAAAAATCGTCAGCGAGCAACGCGAACAGCAGTGGCGCGACGCCGCGGTGATTCGTCTAGGCTTGCACCCGGTAGACATGCGCCACGCCTTCGCGCGTGATTACTGGCTACGAACCCTTGAACGGCTGCTGGCAGAAGGACGCACGCCCATGACCAAAATCGCCTGGCTCACTGAGCAACGCGAGCGAATGGAGCGCGCTGCATGAGTCGCGGCATTGTGTTGTTGATCGGCCTGCTCGCTGCTGTACTGATCCCGGTGTTGCTCGGCGGCGGCGAGATCGGTGCGCGCCTGCAAAATTTCCCCCTGCAATGGCTGCTGATCATGTTCGGCATGATTCTGCTCTGCTGGGGCATCAACACCCTGCGTCTGCGCCTGCTGCTGGGTGATCAGCGCGATCAGGTAACGCCGCTGAAAAGTCTCGGCGTGGTCATGGCCGCCGAGTTCGCCTACTGCGCCACCCCCGGCGGCAGTGGCGGACCGCTGACGATCATGGCGTTGCTGGCGCGCTGCGGCGTACGCCCGGCCCGTGGCAGCGCAGTGTTTGCCATGGATCAGTTGAGCGATCTGCTGTTCTTTCTCTGCGCCCTGAGCGGCATCCTGATTTACGCGTTGTTTCAGCATCTCAGTGACCGCTTGGAGTGGTTGCTGATGGTCAGCGCCGTGTCGCTGTTCGGTGGGCTGTTCAGTTGCGTGCTGCTGGCGCGCTACCACCGCCGCCTGATCCTTCTGAGCGGACGCCTGCTTGCCCGCCTCAACGTGCAACCGGCCACGCGTCGGCGCTGGGCGCGCAAGCTGCTGCATTTTCTCGACGCGTTTATCGACACCCTCAAGTTGCCGTGGCAAACCCTGGTCAAGGTGTTCGCCCTGACCTGCATGCACTGGCTGCTACGCTACAGCGTGTTGTATCTGGCCCTGCGCGGACTGGGCGCGGATCTGCAGTGGGCCTGGAGTTTTCTGGTGCAGATGCTATCGCTGGGGGCTGGTCAAATGAGCCTGTTGCCCGGTGGTGCGGGCGCCGCAGAGCTGACCTCGGCGGCGCTGCTGGCGCCGATGGTCGGCAAATCCACTGCGGCGGCAGCGATTCTGATCTGGCGGGTGGTGACGTTCTATTTCTATCTGGTGGTGGGCGGCCCGGTGTTTCTATTGATGCTGGGGCGGCCGCTGCTCAAGAAGCTGTTGAAGATCAGGCAGGCTTCTCAGGTTCGTCCGCCTGCTCCTTGAGCTGCTCCCACAGCTCGGCGGCGCCGGGAAACTCGGTGCCGTCTTCCGGGCTCAGGTCATCCGGGTCGTAGCGGCTCAAACAGCCCTCCCCCAGGGTGGCCGGCGCTTTCGAAGTGGCTTTGTCCAATGGGTCGCTCACGGGCAGTTCCTCAAGGGCTGAAACGAAAAAAGGGCCTGGGACGATTGAACGCCCAGGCCCTTCTTTATTCAAGTACGCGCAGGTTCGATCAGAACACCACGGTCTTGTTGCCGTGCACCAGCACACGGTCTTCGAGGTGATAACGCAAGCCTCGGGCCAACACCATCTTCTCGACGTCACGGCCGAAACGCACCATGTCTTCGATGCTGTCGCTGTGGCTGACACGCACCACGTCCTGCTCGATGATCGGACCGGCGTCCAGCTCTTCGGTCACGTAGTGGCAAGTCGCGCCGATCAGCTTCACGCCGCGCAGCGACGCCTGATGGTACGGCTTGGCGCCGACGAACGACGGCAGGAAGCTGTGGTGAATGTTGATCACCTTGTGCGCGTATTCGCGGCACAGGGCCGGCGGCAGGATCTGCATGTAGCGCGCCAGCACCACCACTTCGGCATCGTGCTGTTTGACCAGACGCGAGACTTCGGCGAACGCCGGCTCCTTGTCCTGCGGATTGACCGGGACATGGTAATAAGGAATGCCGTGCCACTCGACCATGCTGCGCAGGTCATTGTGGTTGGAAATCACGCAGGAGATTTCGCAATCGAGCTCGTCGCTGTGCCAGCGGTGCAGCAAGTCGGCCAGGCAGTGGGATTCGCGGCTGGCCATCAGCACCACGCGTTTCTTCTGCTCGGTGTCGGTGATGCGCCAGTCCATCGAGAACTCTTCGGCGATCGGCGCAAACTTCTCGCGCAGCACTTCAATACCGAACGGCAGCGAATCGGCGCGGATCTCGTGACGCATGAAGAACCAGCCGTTCTGATTATCCGAGTGGTGGCTCGCTTCGGTGATCCAGCCGTTGTGGGATGCCAGAAAGTTACTGACTTTGGCAACGATGCCAACGCGGTCAGGGCAGGAAATCACCAACCGAAAGGTGCGCATGGGGGGAAAACTCCAGAACTTCGCAAAGGCGGCCATTCTAGCGACTGTGCGCGGAAACTGCAGTATTGATGACCACATGTCCGCAGGCAGGCCCGATTCGCGGCGTCTGAAGCCACGCGCGGCGAAACCATAGTCCTGCAGTGAAGCTGTTCGGCCAGATAATTGTGAATATTCGTGATGACTGCATCACATTATTTAAATGACCATTCAATTTACCGGTTATTCCTTGCAACTAATTCAAATAAAAAAACCGGTTAAATGTTTACTTGATGAAACAGCCTGACTATTATTGCGGCACTGTCCCCTGCCATTCAACACATCTGCATAAGGTAGTTACCATGTCCTTGATCAACGAATATCGCGCCACCGAAGAAGCAATCAAAGAGCTGCAAGCGCGTTTGAAGAACCTGTCGCAAGACGACAAACTGCAAGCCGAGCTGGAATTCGAAGGCAAACTGCGTACCCTGATGGGCGAATACTCCAAGTCCCTGCGCGACATCATCGCCCTGCTGGATCCGGAATCGAAAACCAAAGGCACCCGTGGCGCCGCAGTAAAAACTACCGGCACCAAGCGCGCGCGCAAAGTTAAACAATACAAAAACCCGCATAACGGCGAAGTCATCGAAACCAAAGGTGGCAACCACAAGACTCTGAAAGAGTGGAAAGCCAAGTGGGGCGGTGACGTGGTTGAAGGCTGGGCTACCCTGCTGGGCTAAGCCGCAACGCCTGTCGCAGACTGATTCTGCGGCCCATGAAAAACGCCAGCATACGCTGGCGTTTTTTTATGCCCGGCATTTCATGGGCACACTATGTTCGATTTCAAAGATTCAAACGTTTGCGCAATGCCTGGACATAATTCTGCCACTCATTGAGCACTTGATTCTGTATCGGCGTAGCACTAAGCGCCCATTGCTGCGCGGCCTCGGCAAAAGATTGCAGGGTATTAGGCGCGCCCATTTGCGGCTCGGACAAACGCTGCTGACAGAATATTCTCCAGCGTTCTTGCTCCTCGAAATTCAACGTGTCGGGAAAGTTGCGTGCGCGATATCGAAAGAGTAATTCCGGCAGACGTTCATCATCGAACGGCCAGTGCTCTTGCGCTAATTGCGCCGGATCCGCCGTTCTCACTTGCTCGCATAGACGCCGATCGCGATCACCGATAAATCCATCGTACAACTGCTGTTCCGGATCTTCGCTGGGCGTGAAGTCTTCGCTGGCGTAAATCGCCGCGACTTTATCTTTCCAAACTTGTTGTGCGTCACTTAGCCGCAGTGCACGTGCCTGATACAGCGCCATGTCCAGGCCCAGACGCTGCTGATCGTCGGCACGCAACACCGACAACGGCGCCACCACCGGGCAGCGATTGATGTGAATCAGTTTCAGCGGCACCGGCAGTTCACCCTCGGCGAGGTCGTCGCGGCGGGTGTACAGGCGCCGGCGCAGGGTTTCGGCGTCCAGGTCCAGCAAGCCTTGCGGATCAAGGTGCAGGTCACAGACGATCAGCGCATTGCGATTACGCGGATGCCAGGCCAATGGCAGCACCACACCGACATAGTGCCGCGCCGCCGAGAAGCGTCCGGAGATATGCACCAGCGGTTGCAGCAGGCGAATCTGATCCATGACCTTCTGTTTGCTGCGCAATTGAAACAGCCAGTCATACAACTTCGGCTGTTTCTCGCGGATCAACCGCGCCAGCGCAATGGTGGCGCGCACGTCCGAGAGCGCTTCGTGCGCATGCCCATGGTCGATGTGGTTGGCCGCCGTCAGGCGTTCGAGCTTGAGGGTGACCTTGCCTTCGTCGTCGGTCGGCCAGACCAGGCCATCCGGGCGCAACGCATACGCGGCGCGCACCACATCGATCAGGTCCCAGCGACTGTTGCCGCCCTGCCACTCGCGGGCATACGGGTCGAAGAAGTTGCGGTACAGGCTGTAGCGGGTCATCTCGTCGTCGAAACGCAAGGTGTTGTAACCCGCACCGCAAGTGCCGGGCGCCGCCAGTTGCGCGTGTACGCGGGTCATGAAGTCGGCTTCGCTCAAACCCTGTTCGGCGAGACAGCTCGGGGTGATACCGGTAATGGCGCACGCCGCCGGGTGCGGCAGGATGTCGTCGCTGGGCTGGCAGTAGAGGTTGACCGGTTCGTCGATTTCATTGAGGTCGTGGTCGGTGCGAATCCCGGCGACCTGCAGCGGACGGTCGTTGCGCGGATTGATGCCGGTGGTCTCGTAGTCGTACCAGAAGATTGAAGTCACGGGCGGTTCCTGAACTGAAGATCGGCAAAGTCTAGGCGTTGAACCGCGGTCGCGGCCAGCGCTGTGTCATTCAACCACCGCGCATCACACGATGTGCAATACATAGTTATGTCGTTTTCCCCCAAGAGGCTGCTAGCATCGGACCGACTTCGCATCCCGATCCGGCCCCATCAGGTAGCCCATGCTCGAGAACACAGCACTGCCACGGAAAGCACCGCTGAACCCGCCACTCGATACCCGCTATCAAGTGGAAACCCCGGAGGGCATCGACCTGCCGTTGCGCCCGGCCGGTCTGATGGTGCGCAGCCTCGCCTTCGGTATCGACCTGGGCATTCGCGGGGCCATCCTCGGCGTGCTGTTTCTGCTGCTGGCGTTTCTCGGCCAGCTCGGCATGGGTCTGGGTTCGCTGCTGCTGTTTGCCGTCAGCTGGTGGTACATGGTGCTGTTCGAAGTGTTGCGTCAGGGCCGTTCGCCGGGCAAGCAATGGATGGGCCTGCGGGTGATCCACGATGACGGCACACCGATCGGCTGGTCGGCCTCGCTGCTGCGCAACCTGCTGCGTTTTGTCGACCTGCTGCCGTTCGGTTATTTCCTCGGCGCCATCAGTTGCCTGCAACACCCGACCTTCAAGCGCCTGGGCGACATCGCAGCCGGCACCCTGGTGGTCTACAGCGAACGCGCCCTGCTCCGCCCGCAGTTACCTGACGCCCAGCCACGCAGCTCGCCCGTGCCGCTCAACCTCGGCGAACAACGCGCCTTGCTCGCCTTCGCCGAACGTCAGGCTGAACTGTCGCCGGCGCGGGTCAATGAGCTGGCCGCGCTGCTCGCCCAACCGCTGCACATCTCGGCGCCCAAAGCGGTCAGCGAACTCAACGGTATCGCCTGCGGCTTGTTGGGGCCGACATGAAGCAGAGTCTTTTCGAAACTCGCCACAAGGCCGAATGGGAGCGCTTCACCCTGGCCCTCGAACGCCTCGAACATGGCAAGGACACCTCGCAGGCAGCCAGTTTCCCCAAGGCTTATCGACGCCTCTGCCAGCATCTGGCGCTGGCACAGGCGCGTGGCTACAGCAGTTTTCTGATCGACTCGCTGCAACAACTGGTGTTGCGCGGCCACCAGCAGCTGTATCGGCACCGCCGTCGATTCGGCGCCAACCTCCTGGGTTTCATCCTCGCTGACTTTCCTCGACTGGTGCGTGCCGAATGGCCGTTTGTGCTGGCCGCTGGTCTGGTGTTTTTCGGCAGCCTGATCGGCTTTGCCTTGCTGGTGTATGCCTTTCCCGAACTGATCTACAACCTGATCCCCGCCGAACAGGTGCGCGACATGCAGAGCATGTACGACCCGGTGGCCGGGCACCTCGGGCGCTCGGCCGAACGGGCGGCCAGCGAAGACTGGGTGATGTTCGGCTATTACGTGATGCACAACATTGGCATCGCCTTTCAGACTTTCGCCAGCGGTTTGCTGCTGGGCGTCGGTAGCGCGTTCTTCCTGTTCTATAACGGCTTGATCATCGGCGCGGTGGCCGGGCACCTGACCGAAATCGGTTTTGGCCAGACGTTCTGGTCGTTCGTGATCGGCCACGGCGCCTTCGAGCTGAGCGCCATTGCCCTGGCGGGCGCGGCGGGGCTAAAGCTCGGCTGGGCAGTGATCGCACCGGGGCGGCTGACCCGTGGTGAAGCGCTGGTGCAGGCGGCGCGCAAAAGCGTGCTGCTGGTGTGTGGGGTCATGCTGTTCCTACTGATCGCAGCGTTCATCGAAGCGTATTGGTCGTCGAAGACCGGGGTCACACCGCCGATCAAATATGCGGTCGGTGCCGCATTGTGGCTCGCAGTAGCGGCCTATCTGCTGTTCGCCGGAAGGACACGCCATGCGCCTGAGTGACGCCACCGTGGCGATCCGCCCGCGCAGCACTTGGGAAGCCATGGACCTGGGCGTGCTCATGAGCCAGCAGCATCGACGCCTGCTGATGACCAGTTGGGCCATCGTCACCCTGCCGCTGTTCGCGGTGCTGACGTTGTTGCTATGGGATTCGCCGTCGCTGGCGGTATTCATTTTCTGGTGGCTGAAACCAGCCTACGAACGCCTGCCGCTGTACATCCTGTCCAAAGCCCTGTTCGGCGAAACACCGACACTGAAACAGGCCCTGCGCGAATTTCCACGGTTGCTCAAGCCGCAACTGCTGGCCAGCCTGACCTGGCGCCGGCTGAGCCTGAGTCGCAGCTTCCTGCTGCCGGTGGTGCAACTCGAAGGTCTCGACGGCACGGCCCGTCAGCAACGCTTGCAGGTGTTGCTGCAACGCAATGCCGGCGCCGCGCAATGGCTGACGATCATCGGCATGCATCTGGAGACCGCACTGTGGATCG
The Pseudomonas fluorescens genome window above contains:
- a CDS encoding methyl-accepting chemotaxis protein; this encodes MYNSDQQASRTSSVAAAINQLGAAAQEIARNAAQASNQASDARGLAEDGQQVVDRSIKAMNQLSSMLSASSSNIESLNSKTVNIGQILEVITSISQQTNLLALNAAIEAARAGEAGRGFAVVADEVRNLAHRTQESAQQVQTMIEELQVGARESVSTMSDSQRHSQDSVEIANLAGERLNSVTQRIGEIDGMNQSVATATEEQTAVVESINVDITEINTLNQEGVENLQATLRACSDLEQQASRLKQLVGSFRI
- a CDS encoding IS481 family transposase, encoding MSWEEVSTVQLRSEFVFLARQEGANIRLLCRRFNISPSTAYKWLNRFEASGVEGLINQSRRPKTSPKRCVDEVEQQILTVSQEYAAWGARKLKRVLEDNGAVMPSVSTVHAVLKRHSRVDPKAAEIKPFIRFEHEAPNDLWQMDFKGHISLGQGRCHPLTILDDHSRFSLCIAACANEQRQTVQEHLIRTFRRYGLPLRMTMDNGSPWGDQTGVYTALEIWLMSQGIKVGHSRPYHPQTQGKLERFHRSLKSEVLQGQLFIDLDGAQRAFDSWRDIYNQKRPHQALDMQVPAARYSSSPREYQEQPAAPEYNDGDVIRKVQVKGEIYWGNREYTVGKAFHGRSVAIRETTEDGIHDVYWGKHRIAKIDLNLQIVTAGKKI
- a CDS encoding glycosyltransferase family 4 protein is translated as MFYAPASGGVRTYLDAKHRRLGGKTGIRHSLLIPGAHFGENDGIYTVPAPALPFGKGYRFPLRLAPWRNVLQGLQPDLIEVGDPYLTAWAALDARRQLDVPVIGFYHSDLPLLVGNRMGHWVTPNVEAYVTKLYGNFDRVLAPSQVMADKLTGLGVRNVFVQPLGVDLQTFHPDARDNGLRAELGIAEDTRLLIFAGRGSKEKNLPVLLKCMQRLGPRYHLLLVGSSMPAVVPDNVSVIDGFCPAATVARLMASADALIHAGDQETFGLVILEAMACGIPVVAVAAGAFEEIVTEDCGLLCAPNNPQAMANAVRELFSRGCVKLGQQARQHVERRYSWDSVVDSLLGHYHAVLGHSLPRVANG
- a CDS encoding DUF2334 domain-containing protein codes for the protein MADSLNDRAVLLVLHDVAPSTWADYRPFVEAVDAMGGVPMTWLVVPDFHGHDALEDHPAFCRMLGERLARGDELALHGYYHDDREPAPATPRDWFMRRIYTHEGEFYRLSREAALARLRDGIELFRRNGWPLHGFVAPAWLMSEGTRQALRETPLSYTSDPQHLYQLPDFTAINAPGLVWSARSAWRRGLSKIVSEQREQQWRDAAVIRLGLHPVDMRHAFARDYWLRTLERLLAEGRTPMTKIAWLTEQRERMERAA
- a CDS encoding lysylphosphatidylglycerol synthase transmembrane domain-containing protein, producing the protein MSRGIVLLIGLLAAVLIPVLLGGGEIGARLQNFPLQWLLIMFGMILLCWGINTLRLRLLLGDQRDQVTPLKSLGVVMAAEFAYCATPGGSGGPLTIMALLARCGVRPARGSAVFAMDQLSDLLFFLCALSGILIYALFQHLSDRLEWLLMVSAVSLFGGLFSCVLLARYHRRLILLSGRLLARLNVQPATRRRWARKLLHFLDAFIDTLKLPWQTLVKVFALTCMHWLLRYSVLYLALRGLGADLQWAWSFLVQMLSLGAGQMSLLPGGAGAAELTSAALLAPMVGKSTAAAAILIWRVVTFYFYLVVGGPVFLLMLGRPLLKKLLKIRQASQVRPPAP
- the purU gene encoding formyltetrahydrofolate deformylase, with amino-acid sequence MRTFRLVISCPDRVGIVAKVSNFLASHNGWITEASHHSDNQNGWFFMRHEIRADSLPFGIEVLREKFAPIAEEFSMDWRITDTEQKKRVVLMASRESHCLADLLHRWHSDELDCEISCVISNHNDLRSMVEWHGIPYYHVPVNPQDKEPAFAEVSRLVKQHDAEVVVLARYMQILPPALCREYAHKVINIHHSFLPSFVGAKPYHQASLRGVKLIGATCHYVTEELDAGPIIEQDVVRVSHSDSIEDMVRFGRDVEKMVLARGLRYHLEDRVLVHGNKTVVF
- the mvaT gene encoding histone-like nucleoid-structuring protein MvaT, with the protein product MSLINEYRATEEAIKELQARLKNLSQDDKLQAELEFEGKLRTLMGEYSKSLRDIIALLDPESKTKGTRGAAVKTTGTKRARKVKQYKNPHNGEVIETKGGNHKTLKEWKAKWGGDVVEGWATLLG
- the sbcB gene encoding exodeoxyribonuclease I; the encoded protein is MTSIFWYDYETTGINPRNDRPLQVAGIRTDHDLNEIDEPVNLYCQPSDDILPHPAACAITGITPSCLAEQGLSEADFMTRVHAQLAAPGTCGAGYNTLRFDDEMTRYSLYRNFFDPYAREWQGGNSRWDLIDVVRAAYALRPDGLVWPTDDEGKVTLKLERLTAANHIDHGHAHEALSDVRATIALARLIREKQPKLYDWLFQLRSKQKVMDQIRLLQPLVHISGRFSAARHYVGVVLPLAWHPRNRNALIVCDLHLDPQGLLDLDAETLRRRLYTRRDDLAEGELPVPLKLIHINRCPVVAPLSVLRADDQQRLGLDMALYQARALRLSDAQQVWKDKVAAIYASEDFTPSEDPEQQLYDGFIGDRDRRLCEQVRTADPAQLAQEHWPFDDERLPELLFRYRARNFPDTLNFEEQERWRIFCQQRLSEPQMGAPNTLQSFAEAAQQWALSATPIQNQVLNEWQNYVQALRKRLNL
- a CDS encoding RDD family protein; translated protein: MLENTALPRKAPLNPPLDTRYQVETPEGIDLPLRPAGLMVRSLAFGIDLGIRGAILGVLFLLLAFLGQLGMGLGSLLLFAVSWWYMVLFEVLRQGRSPGKQWMGLRVIHDDGTPIGWSASLLRNLLRFVDLLPFGYFLGAISCLQHPTFKRLGDIAAGTLVVYSERALLRPQLPDAQPRSSPVPLNLGEQRALLAFAERQAELSPARVNELAALLAQPLHISAPKAVSELNGIACGLLGPT
- a CDS encoding stage II sporulation protein M, producing MKQSLFETRHKAEWERFTLALERLEHGKDTSQAASFPKAYRRLCQHLALAQARGYSSFLIDSLQQLVLRGHQQLYRHRRRFGANLLGFILADFPRLVRAEWPFVLAAGLVFFGSLIGFALLVYAFPELIYNLIPAEQVRDMQSMYDPVAGHLGRSAERAASEDWVMFGYYVMHNIGIAFQTFASGLLLGVGSAFFLFYNGLIIGAVAGHLTEIGFGQTFWSFVIGHGAFELSAIALAGAAGLKLGWAVIAPGRLTRGEALVQAARKSVLLVCGVMLFLLIAAFIEAYWSSKTGVTPPIKYAVGAALWLAVAAYLLFAGRTRHAPE